The genome window atggaattcggcggtaaattatggtaccagatcatcgctcccttcgagaggatctccccgaactttttcaacaacacggattcgatctcatcgtcctccaaatcgtttccttttatggcacatgtgtaagaggtgacatgttcgttaggatcggtcataccgttatatttggaaatttcgggcacatggaattttttggggattaacttcggtgccgcactcgacagaaaaggcttttgtatgaattttttcgtatcaagcccctttatcattggtggagcccccgggatttgatcgaccctggcattgtacgtttccaccctcttgtcattagcttcgactcgttttgtgagtttctcgagcaatttagtaattccgggagtagtccccgattcttgctcgttagatttcactatggcgggctttgttctgggggtgacttctcgaagtggatccaatccggcctgctttgtgcgcgagtttggctctgtagctgagctttcgctacttgttgggcttgtagcatctcaaagatcatacgtaagctggccccaATTTCTCCCGCATTTTGGGTGTCTCAGGCtatggatcgagtaccgccctgaatgcttcttttcggttcggaacgctggttcgcctccaaagctatttgtgaattgacattcAATGGTATTTcagctcgaatttcgggtacttcgattcgagcctagggtgccaagctatcgttaattggccttccggccccgggtgtcatgttgttggtttcatcttgaaggccgacttcataatcgatcggtgaagccatttgattggtggttattcgtagctgatccgaaattcaaaatattttcggaaataagtgcaaagcacaatggcgtgttttttcagatttgtatcaaatgaccactgttatcctcggtcccacggtgggcgccaaactgtttacccgaaaaatagatagagttaaatttatacacaGTTctgaggatatgtggcgtaacataacataaaatgcaaggataaataaaaatgtaaatatagattggagagaatgcaaaatagataaggttatcaggaacaatgaatcttaggattcaacaaatagaatcaatctaagaagtCTGAAAGAACGATtttttactgtagaagaatatagcacttttattataatgtaagcctgagaaaaacttgtcctacagaaatggtaaccaagcccttttatagtggagggatttggctctaagcataataaaataaacattcagtgggagacccatgataagtcagctttttcataatttttgccaagattctctctagtgggattgcaacggcttttgtctgcgagctcgatcttgcttagaaccctcgattttggtttgagcttgatttcggctcgaactcgtgatcttggttcgagcccgatcctggttcgagccctcgaattgattcgaggtcactgttggttggtctctggattattagcatgatagatctactctgcatcatggttcgattttgattcgagcttgataatgatatcgaactcgacacggatcagcctccccgggttcgaggttagtttgctccaccttcgggatcttacttcgataaatcatcgttcgaactcgatcggacgtgctaaggccgaaatctatttcgaccgtatacaattttCTTGTGTAAATAAAATTCaacaatctctctctctctctctctctctctctctctctctatatatatatatatatatatatatatatatatatatatatatatgatttatTTGTAGTGTAATTTTCTATCGAAAGAAATTCAATTAAACACCCTTGGACATGATGCTGTCACTGCTTGCAACTTATTTGACCTATACTAGAAGTTCATAACATATGTGATATGTTATACGTTACGCTATATAAAAATCTCTATATGAAAATGAGATGCTATTATAATCTGGCAAGGTTGCTATCACTAGGGCCTACTGTATAAACTATACATTCAAATCTTCATGTCAACAATAAATAATCTATTCtccttactatatatatatatatatatatatataattggacAAAGCCCTTCCATTATATATACATTCTTGTGAACCAAAGTTTTCAAGTTGAACTTAGCCAAGATGGTGATGAGTAGCAGCTTTGAGAAATCATTCAGAATCAAACATGAAGACAACAAGTTTTTCTCTAAGCTTCTTTCAAAGGAAAATTGCAAAGCTTCTTTTTCTATTCCTTCTTTTAGAGTTTACTATAATGATGTTCCAAGTTCTGTCCCTTTTACTTGGGAGTTACATCCTGGTACTCCTAAACATAATacattttctgaaacttctttgTTGCCTCCTCTTACTCCTCCTCCTCCTTACTACTCAAACACTAATAATAATACCAACAAAAAATCCATTAAAAGGAGTTCAAGATCCAACATTTTTCATGCTTTAATCATGAAGTTTAATATTAAAAAATCTCAATTACCTTTATCACTTTCttctcattcttcttcttcattgcCATGGTCATCTTCTTCACAATATTCCTCATTCTCTGCACCTACAACGCCTTCAAATTTCAATGGACGACGTCGTTTTTGTAGCCAAGGATCGTCTTTTGATGATTATCATGAAGATATATCGCCAGCATCAAAATTATGTTTTGGTATGAGCAACAAAGCTAGTGGAAATTCACTCTTTATGGTGAAAAAAAACTTGTTTTCCATCGTCGGTGGTCGTGGATCTAACTAAGGTTGTTTAGAATTCATCATTTCTTtgaattataattatattttgtaCTCTTTTTGTGTCAACATTataacctgttggtatgttctcCAAGATGAATGTAATTAACTTATTTACTATTCATATGATCATTTATTTCTTTTGCTTTTTAAATATAACCTGATAAAAAAATTGTGACTTTTAGTTGCTTTATGTTTTTGTTCCATAGTTCCATCATCATATCATGATCGCTCTAGAGTACGTTGGATCAAGTCAAGAAATTAAATGAGTTAGGAACATGACATAGCACCAAAAAGGAAGGAAACAATATCAAGAATCTCCCGACAAagtaattaattattataattaatgcAATAATTCTATCTATGGCCGATCAAATATGAATCTTTAtttaaatactgataatcttaaTTAAAGTGGTTAAAATAATATGTGATAAAATCGAACAACCGAGGAATTTGGGTATCATAATTTATGATAATATACAGAAATAGTACTCCGCAGCAGTTCAATTATCCAGGGAAGTGCTGAACAAGGAGAAGACATAAGTCTTGGATGAATGAGTGTGTCTCTTTTAgatgtatttattaattaaataaaaaggaAGGAAAGTTAGTTGGAAGTTTCTGTCCAAGTAAATAAAAGTCTTCCTCAGATCTGCAAAATGGAATCTTTTTAGCTGTATTGTTCATTAAAGCAGTGGTAGGGAAGCTTCTACCTTGTTAACAGTAAAGGTGACAAACGGGTGGGCCGGGCCGGTCCGAGTCGAGAAAAAAAATGATAGGTCGGTCACCAATCCGGTCTGGTTACGGGTTATACAAATCGGGCTTAACGGGTCCGGCCCCATTCGGTCAAAGATTGAACCGGAACGGTTCCGGGCCTAAGGAATCGGGCCGGGtttctgtatttttatttttattttgtataactaaagtaaaaaataaaaaacaaaaaaaaacttataaaaagagtgtttgaatgAAGAATgcaaatactttaaaatttttatatttgaatatttcattaagaatttaagataatataatacaatgaagatgaaaaaaaattgcacttataatttgcaagttctttttttatttcaaacttgcaaattaaagtttacattAAACAATAACTAAATTAACgaaaaaagagtaaattcaaagtttaattatatttttctttcttcttaaattcagaaagtagaaaagaaatttcagctatatgtact of Nicotiana tomentosiformis chromosome 7, ASM39032v3, whole genome shotgun sequence contains these proteins:
- the LOC108948492 gene encoding uncharacterized protein, with the protein product MVMSSSFEKSFRIKHEDNKFFSKLLSKENCKASFSIPSFRVYYNDVPSSVPFTWELHPGTPKHNTFSETSLLPPLTPPPPYYSNTNNNTNKKSIKRSSRSNIFHALIMKFNIKKSQLPLSLSSHSSSSLPWSSSSQYSSFSAPTTPSNFNGRRRFCSQGSSFDDYHEDISPASKLCFGMSNKASGNSLFMVKKNLFSIVGGRGSN